The Equus quagga isolate Etosha38 chromosome 2, UCLA_HA_Equagga_1.0, whole genome shotgun sequence genome has a window encoding:
- the LOC124235689 gene encoding zinc finger protein OZF-like isoform X3 has product MLENYHSLVSLGCFISKPEVIFKLEQGEEPWVLEEAFLYWNYPEDCKAHDLTERIQENQDKYLPHVAFSNKTLTLGKGNALRKSSNMITNFVPSRKMPYKNDLRGMSLKNISISIGSSKNSPREKPDMLNVYEKLLDIKQEKAHTQEISYENNQNEKALGHNTGIVQHLNIQTSEKTFKDNNGGKALGKKTVIISHRQVHTGEKLCEYNGRGETFCEKSSLLKCHGIYIEMKQYESNKVENSSSRISHFTQLQENQRGKSIFTCYECGKTFIHKSNLTVHQRTHTGEKPYECTECGKSFQQKSAHIVHQRVHTGEKPYECNLCGKSFSHKSALTDHQRAHTGEKPYKCSECGKSFYRKSSLTQHERTHTGEKPYECNECGKAFCQKSALIQHQRTHTGEKPYKCNECGKAFCQKSALNQHQRTHTGEKPFQCDECGKVFHMKSALTKHQRTHTGEKPYECKECKKNFCQKATLTNHLRTHTGEKPYKCSECGKAFCQRSTLTNHQGIHIRQKPYVAETGCVFPNTHFLFLVGPQLVKIF; this is encoded by the coding sequence aagacTGCAAAGCTCATGACCTAACAGAGAGAATCCAGGAAAACCAAGACAAATATTTGCCACACGTTGCATTCAGTAACAAAACACTGACTTTAGGGAAAGGTAATGCTTTAAGAAAATCATCTAATATGATCACAAACTTTGTTCCTTCAAGAAAAATGCCCTATAAAAATGACTTACGTGGAatgagtttgaaaaatatttcaatatcaaTTGGTAGTAGTAAAAACTCCCCAAGAGAGAAGCCTGACATGTTAAATGTGTATGAGAAGTTACTTGATATTAAGCAGGAAAAAGCTCATACTCAAGagatttcttatgaaaataatcaaaatgagaaAGCCCTTGGTCATAATACTGGTATTGTTCAGCACCTAAATATTCAAACTTCAGAGAAGACTTTTAAAGATAATAATGGTGGAAAAGCCTTAGGAAAAAAGACTGTAATAATTTCACACAGGCAagttcacacaggagagaaactctgTGAATATAATGGACGTGGAGAAACCTTCTGTGAGAAGTCATCTCTCTTGAAATGTCATGGAATCTACATAGAAATGAAACAGTATGAAagcaataaagttgaaaatagtTCCAGCAGGATTTCACACTTCACTCAACTTCAGgaaaatcagagaggaaagagcATATTCACATGTTATGAATGTGGGAAAACATTTATCCACAAGTCAAACCTCACAGTGCATCAGAGAACACACAcaggtgagaaaccctatgaatgtactGAATGTGGAAAATCCTTCCAGCAGAAGTCAGCCCACATAGTCCATCAGAGagttcacacaggagagaaaccctatgaatgtaattTATGTGGGAAGTCCTTCAGTCATAAATCAGCGCTCACAGACCATCAGAGAGcacatacaggagagaaaccctacaaaTGTAGTGAATGTGGGAAGTCTTTTTACCGGAAGTCATCCCTCACTCAACATGAGAGAACTCACACAGGggaaaaaccctatgaatgtaatgaatgtgggaaagccttctgcCAGAAGTCAGCCCTCATTcaacatcagagaactcacacaggagagaaaccctataaatgtaatgaatgtgggaaagccttctgcCAGAAGTCAGCCCTCAATcaacatcagagaactcacacaggagagaaaccctttcAGTGTGATGAATGTGGGAAAGTTTTTCACATGAAGTCAGCTCTTACTaaacatcagagaactcacacagggGAAAAACCCTATGAGTGTAAGGAATGTAAGAAGAATTTCTGTCAGAAAGCTACCCTCACTAATCATCTgagaactcacacaggagagaaaccttacaaatgtagtgaatgtgggaaagctttctgCCAGAGATCAACCCTTACTAATCATCAAGGAATTCACATAAGGCAGAAACCCTATGTGGCAGAAACTGGCTGTGTTTTTCCCAAtacccatttcctttttttggtgggTCCACAACTAGTCAAGATTTTCTAG